The genomic interval ATGTAAAGATCATCCAGCCAATGAAGGCTACTAACGCAAAAACAACCCAGTAATAGCGAACCAAGAATTCCCACCCATTATTGATTTGGCCGTATTGCCATTCACGCCAGCGATGATTTTCATGCCAGTCTTTGTCTGAGGCATCTTGAGTTAGAAAAGCAGTTACACGTTCTTTAACCAATCCTTGGTTTTGGGTTTCAATCCCTAACACTAATTCGTCTAAGCCAATGCCAAAAACCTGTGTCATTAGTAGTAGATGATTCATGTCTGGAACTGCCCCACCTTTTTCCCACTTTGAAATCGTTTGACGTGTGACAAACAACTCTGAAGCCAATTGTTCCTGTGAAAG from Weissella ceti carries:
- a CDS encoding helix-turn-helix domain-containing protein, with amino-acid sequence MDNETFNFADNLIELRKQAQLSQEQLASELFVTRQTISKWEKGGAVPDMNHLLLMTQVFGIGLDELVLGIETQNQGLVKERVTAFLTQDASDKDWHENHRWREWQYGQINNGWEFLVRYYWVVFALVAFIGWMIFTFNGKSMF